The DNA region CTCTGAATAGTTTTGTAATTAATGTTTAGCCCCGAATAACGAAAATTACTTTATATAGTTCAGTAATACAAACATAAACCGTATTTAGACCCTATTTGTGTCTTTCAGGCTTGCAACTTGTTTTCCCTACTGAGCCCAGATATTTAGTGACAAGCCTTTATATTATCTGTTATGCATGAGTTTCTTCAACTCTCGGGTAGTTAAAGGGCAGCTCTCCTGTGCCGTCCATCTGTGTGCTGTTCGCCAAAGTCCTTTCtgaaaggtgaaaataaaaatggttaAAATGCTCTTCCCCCCCGGCCTCTGGTTTCAGCCGTGGTCTCTTCCCTCGTATCCATACCACAGACAATTACCGTATATTTCAAAGGTGTCTTCAAGAATTCATTAATTTATTGGGAATtatagggaaatattttttttttagcactaCACTTAACTTGTCTTTCcgatctgaaaaataaaattggtttAAAACAAATACCTCAAAATATTACTTAAGCACTTATTAATTAGGTTTATTATTGTAAGATTCCAAATAATTGCTTGATAACGGATTCAGAGCTAAATAACATTCATATTAAGTTATTTCTTAGTACCTGCTGCCCTCTTATGGGTGTTTTTgaattttctgacatttttagTTTCACAGAATCGGTTGAAGACCTCAGATTCAGATACACAGGAAAAACTGCAAATACTGATGAAAAACTGGTTCCGAGGGACACTATTCAAGTGGCACTTGAAAAATGTAGAACTTAAAAACACAGGACTTACTAGACGGAAAAGTAAATAATGGGTACGaaatgaaaggcagaaaattcttcaaatgaaataattgGCAGCTCTTAAAAGCTCAATCTCTGCCTGACTAGAGAATGAAGGCAGCCCCATTGACCCAAAGGCTTAGTTTAAGAGCCGCTACATGCATAATAAAAGGGCtcaaaactgctttgaaaactaaaactaaaaccGATGCAATCAAAAAACCTATCTGGCTCCAGAACAGGTAAAACATTCTCGGGGCTCATTAGAAATTTAACAATCGAATCCTAAAATATTGAGTTTTAGCGGCTTGTTCTGTGTATCATGAAACAGCTGTTACAAAAGTCCAAAATTCTTTACGTAAAGACACCTCCCAGACCATGAAACTTCGTCCCTCACGCAACTACTAAAACCGCGTTTGTTTCAAGATAGCGCAACAGCTCTTTTAATTGTGCATGTAGTGGCTCTTAAAAGAGCCTTTGGGTCTGCGTGGGTTGCCTGAATGGCCGGCCAGCAAGGGCTGCAGCAGTTCGGAACTCAGGCGCGCTCGCCGCGGATGCGGCGGGCCAGCTGGATGTCCTTGGGCATGATGGTGACGCGTTTGGCGTGGATGGCACACAGGTTGGTGTCCTCGAAGAGCCCCACCAGGTAGGCCTCGCTGGCCTCCTGCAGCGCCATGACGGCCGAGCTCTGGAAGCGCAGGTCGGTCTTGAAGTCCTGCGCGATCTCGCGCACCAGGCGCTGGAAGGGCAGCTTGCGGATCAGCAGCTCCGTGGACTTCTGGTAGCGCCGGATCTCGCGCAGCGCCACCGTGCCGGGCCGGTAGCGGTGCGGCTTCTT from Vidua chalybeata isolate OUT-0048 chromosome 5, bVidCha1 merged haplotype, whole genome shotgun sequence includes:
- the LOC128788953 gene encoding histone H3 — its product is MARTKQTARKSTGGKAPRKQLATKAARKSAPATGGVKKPHRYRPGTVALREIRRYQKSTELLIRKLPFQRLVREIAQDFKTDLRFQSSAVMALQEASEAYLVGLFEDTNLCAIHAKRVTIMPKDIQLARRIRGERA